In Mycobacteriales bacterium, the following proteins share a genomic window:
- a CDS encoding SemiSWEET transporter produces the protein MSPDVVGLIAGALTTGAWLPQLHRSWRSRSTRDLSWAYLLVMTTGIALWLAYGVATRDVAVIAANSVTLLLLAAQLVLKTVDHARSGSDSVQLGEVDLGQMQRGRGDVLSQMDAR, from the coding sequence GTGAGCCCTGATGTGGTCGGGCTGATCGCCGGTGCGCTCACGACAGGCGCGTGGTTGCCGCAGCTGCACCGGAGCTGGCGCAGCCGGTCCACCCGCGACCTGTCGTGGGCCTATCTGCTCGTCATGACGACCGGGATCGCGCTGTGGCTCGCATACGGCGTCGCCACGCGCGACGTCGCGGTGATCGCGGCGAACTCGGTCACCCTGCTGCTGCTGGCGGCGCAGCTGGTGCTGAAGACCGTCGACCACGCTCGGTCAGGCAGCGATTCGGTCCAGCTCGGCGAGGTCGACCTCGGACAAATGCAGCGAGGCCGCGGCGACGTTCTCTCGCAGATGGACGCGCGATGA
- a CDS encoding aldo/keto reductase family oxidoreductase, whose translation MTATAPGGTFTLAPDLTVTRMGYGAMQLAGPGVFGPPADRDEAIAVLREAVELGITHIDTSDYYGPHVTNEIIRQALHPYPADLRIVTKVGARRDAAGGWVNAREPRELTAAVHDNLDRLGLDALDVVNLRMGGLGAPEPGSIAPQFEALAELQRDGLIKHLGVSTVNAEQIAEAQSIAPVVCVQNYYNVAHRNDDELIDALAAQGIGYVPYFPLGGFSPLQSGKLDAVAERVGATPMAVALAWLLHRSPNVLLIPGTSSRVHLRENVAAASLHLSEVDLAELDRIAA comes from the coding sequence ATGACCGCAACCGCGCCCGGCGGAACTTTCACGCTGGCACCCGACCTCACCGTGACGCGGATGGGCTACGGCGCGATGCAGCTCGCCGGCCCGGGTGTGTTCGGACCGCCGGCTGACCGCGACGAGGCGATCGCGGTGCTGCGCGAGGCAGTCGAGCTCGGCATCACCCACATCGACACCAGCGACTACTACGGACCGCACGTCACGAACGAGATCATCAGGCAGGCGCTGCATCCCTACCCCGCCGACCTGCGGATCGTGACGAAGGTCGGCGCCCGGCGCGACGCCGCCGGCGGCTGGGTCAACGCCCGCGAGCCACGCGAGCTGACAGCCGCCGTCCACGACAACCTCGACCGGCTCGGCCTGGACGCGCTCGACGTCGTCAACCTCCGGATGGGTGGCCTGGGCGCGCCCGAGCCCGGATCGATCGCCCCGCAGTTCGAGGCGCTCGCCGAGCTGCAGCGCGACGGGCTGATCAAGCATCTCGGCGTCAGCACGGTCAACGCCGAGCAGATCGCCGAGGCGCAGTCCATCGCCCCGGTCGTGTGCGTGCAGAACTACTACAACGTCGCGCACCGCAACGACGACGAGCTGATCGACGCACTGGCGGCGCAAGGCATCGGGTACGTGCCGTACTTCCCGCTTGGGGGGTTCTCGCCGCTGCAGTCCGGGAAGCTCGACGCAGTCGCCGAACGCGTCGGCGCTACGCCGATGGCCGTGGCACTGGCATGGCTGCTGCACCGGTCTCCGAACGTCTTGCTGATTCCCGGCACCTCATCGCGCGTCCATCTGCGAGAGAACGTCGCCGCGGCCTCGCTGCATTTGTCCGAGGTCGACCTCGCCGAGCTGGACCGAATCGCTGCCTGA
- the nadC gene encoding carboxylating nicotinate-nucleotide diphosphorylase produces the protein MNELRTGTATLLERAGLDPGDVARVIRAAVEEDLGVRGDLTSLATVSPHTEIAVSYVPRQPGVLAGGPVLLAAYELVLGDRARVEWRADDGAPIAAGEVIATVVGDARGILGIERLSLNLLGHLSGIATVTGTWVDAVAGTGARIRDTRKTTPGLRNLEKYAVRCGGGVNHRRGLDDAVLIKDNHVVAAGGVGAALERVAEAYPAAEYVVQVEVDTLAQLGEALDHGATEILLDNFSAAQLTEAVALVRSRAPHVRLEASGGLRLDNARAVAATGVDYLAVGALTHAAPSLDIGLDSTS, from the coding sequence ATGAACGAGCTTCGGACGGGCACCGCGACACTGCTCGAACGCGCGGGGCTGGACCCCGGCGACGTGGCGCGAGTGATCCGGGCCGCCGTCGAGGAAGACCTCGGCGTTCGGGGTGACCTCACGTCGTTGGCGACGGTGAGTCCGCACACCGAGATCGCGGTGAGCTACGTCCCCCGCCAGCCCGGGGTCCTCGCGGGCGGGCCGGTTCTGCTCGCCGCCTACGAGCTGGTCCTCGGCGACCGGGCCCGCGTCGAGTGGCGAGCCGACGACGGCGCGCCGATCGCGGCGGGCGAGGTGATCGCGACGGTGGTCGGCGACGCGCGCGGCATCCTCGGCATCGAGCGGCTCTCGCTGAACCTGCTCGGTCACCTGTCCGGCATCGCGACCGTCACGGGGACATGGGTTGACGCCGTCGCTGGTACCGGCGCCCGGATTCGCGACACCCGCAAGACCACGCCGGGACTTCGCAACCTCGAGAAGTACGCCGTGCGCTGCGGCGGCGGCGTCAACCACCGGCGCGGCCTCGACGACGCCGTACTGATCAAGGACAACCACGTCGTCGCGGCGGGTGGGGTCGGTGCCGCTCTCGAGCGGGTCGCCGAGGCCTACCCCGCAGCCGAGTACGTGGTGCAGGTGGAGGTCGACACGCTGGCGCAGCTCGGGGAGGCACTCGACCATGGCGCCACGGAGATCCTGCTGGACAACTTCTCCGCGGCGCAGCTGACGGAGGCAGTCGCGCTGGTCCGCAGCCGTGCGCCGCACGTACGCCTGGAGGCCAGCGGCGGGCTGCGGCTCGACAACGCCCGCGCCGTCGCCGCCACCGGCGTCGACTACCTTGCCGTCGGCGCGCTCACCCACGCTGCCCCGAGCCTCGACATCGGGCTGGACAGCACGTCCTAG
- the nadB gene encoding L-aspartate oxidase, with product MTGARADGLYDVVVIGSGVAGLATALGLAGVRRVALVTSGELRGGSTTWAQGGLAAALGEDDSASLHAVDTVTAGSDFGDPATIQILTGSAVEAVCDLLRRGARLDRDGFGRIALTREGGHSQRRVAHAGGDASGAEVSRSLATAVRQHDVDILEHTEARDLLTVGRGLDRAVRGVVAVGPDGSEQVLSAAAVVIATGGIGGLFTTSTNPAEVTGAGLGLALRAGATLTDLEFVQFHPTALDTGGGAGQVPLITEALRGEGAVLRDGRGRPVMAGRHPLGDLAPRDVVARRVAEVRAAAGRVYLDATSVDDLTSRFPTVVAACAAHGIDPSAVPIPVAPAQHFSCGGIRTDEWGATDVRGLFAVGEAAATGVHGANRLASNSLVEGLVFGARLAARLCLSLPLTTSQPDTLTPRPAVNRARLDGIRLLLSDDAGIRRDGAALADAADRLASMPSAQGVDDADSVGDQWLAASAVVAAASTRRESRGCHWRDDHPAASEWWHRHRVLTSLGADGLPVTTVEPIARSRPALERTA from the coding sequence ATGACGGGCGCGCGCGCCGACGGACTCTACGACGTCGTCGTGATCGGGTCGGGCGTCGCGGGGCTCGCCACCGCACTCGGCCTGGCCGGCGTACGCCGGGTCGCACTCGTCACGAGCGGCGAGCTGCGCGGCGGCAGCACCACGTGGGCGCAAGGTGGGCTTGCCGCGGCGTTGGGCGAGGATGACTCGGCGTCGCTCCACGCCGTCGACACCGTCACGGCGGGCAGTGACTTCGGCGATCCGGCCACGATCCAGATCCTCACCGGCTCGGCGGTCGAAGCGGTCTGTGATCTGCTACGACGCGGCGCCCGGCTCGACCGCGACGGGTTCGGCCGGATCGCGCTGACCAGAGAAGGCGGCCACAGTCAGCGGCGGGTCGCGCACGCCGGCGGCGACGCCAGCGGCGCCGAGGTCAGTCGCAGTCTTGCCACGGCGGTTCGACAGCACGACGTGGACATCCTCGAGCACACCGAGGCGCGCGACCTGCTCACCGTCGGGCGCGGGCTGGACCGGGCGGTGCGAGGGGTCGTCGCCGTCGGCCCTGACGGCAGTGAGCAGGTCTTGTCGGCCGCAGCGGTCGTCATCGCCACCGGGGGAATCGGCGGCCTGTTCACCACGTCGACGAACCCGGCGGAGGTCACGGGCGCCGGGCTCGGGCTGGCACTTCGAGCCGGCGCAACCCTGACCGACCTGGAGTTCGTCCAGTTCCACCCCACCGCCCTCGACACCGGTGGCGGCGCGGGCCAGGTCCCACTCATCACGGAAGCCCTGCGTGGTGAAGGCGCGGTCCTACGAGACGGACGAGGGCGGCCGGTGATGGCCGGCCGCCACCCGCTCGGCGACCTGGCGCCGCGCGATGTGGTGGCCAGGCGGGTCGCCGAGGTACGCGCCGCGGCCGGCCGGGTCTATCTGGACGCGACCTCGGTCGACGATCTCACAAGCCGGTTTCCCACGGTCGTCGCCGCATGCGCCGCGCACGGGATCGACCCGTCCGCCGTACCGATTCCGGTCGCACCGGCACAGCACTTCAGCTGCGGCGGCATCCGCACAGACGAGTGGGGCGCCACCGACGTCCGCGGCCTGTTCGCCGTCGGGGAAGCGGCAGCGACCGGCGTCCACGGCGCGAACCGGCTCGCCTCCAACAGCCTCGTCGAAGGACTCGTCTTCGGTGCCCGGCTCGCCGCGCGGCTGTGTCTGAGCCTGCCCCTTACGACGTCGCAGCCCGACACCCTCACACCGCGGCCCGCGGTCAACCGGGCTCGGCTCGACGGCATCCGGCTGCTGCTCAGTGACGACGCCGGCATCCGGCGTGACGGCGCTGCGCTCGCTGACGCCGCCGACCGGCTCGCCTCGATGCCCTCCGCACAAGGCGTCGACGACGCGGACTCGGTCGGAGACCAGTGGCTGGCGGCGAGCGCCGTCGTCGCCGCCGCGTCGACCCGTCGGGAAAGCCGCGGTTGCCACTGGCGCGACGACCATCCCGCCGCCAGCGAATGGTGGCACCGCCACCGGGTGCTCACCTCGCTCGGTGCCGACGGCCTGCCTGTCACGACGGTCGAACCGATCGCTCGCTCTCGGCCGGCGCTGGAGCGGACGGCATGA
- the nadA gene encoding quinolinate synthase NadA, producing MTASDLADAPCATSADWREEIRALARSKQAVVLAHNYQRPEIQDVADHVGDSLALSRLAARTDAAIIVFCGVHFMAETAKLLAPDKKVLIPTAEAGCSLADTIDADQLKAWKAEHPDAAVVAYVNTSAAVKAEADVCCTSSNAVDVVASIPADQPVLFLPDQFLGAHVRRVTGRENLHVWLGECHVHAGISPTDVRAQVAAHPDASLLIHPECGCATSALYLADTGDLPADRTHVLSTGGMAELAPQLSTPTVLVATEIGMLHQLRLANERVTFLPMNPKASCRYMKMTTPELLLASLREERDEVDVPQPIAARARRAVERMIAIGTPGGGE from the coding sequence ATGACTGCGAGCGATCTGGCCGATGCGCCTTGTGCGACGTCCGCCGACTGGCGCGAAGAGATACGCGCGCTCGCCCGAAGCAAACAGGCGGTGGTGCTGGCCCACAACTACCAGCGGCCGGAGATCCAGGACGTCGCCGATCACGTCGGTGACTCCTTGGCACTGTCGCGCCTGGCGGCGCGCACCGACGCCGCGATCATCGTGTTCTGCGGCGTCCACTTCATGGCCGAGACGGCGAAGCTGCTCGCCCCTGACAAGAAGGTCTTGATCCCGACCGCCGAGGCCGGGTGTTCGCTCGCCGACACCATCGACGCCGACCAGCTCAAGGCGTGGAAGGCGGAGCACCCGGATGCGGCAGTCGTCGCCTACGTCAACACCAGCGCTGCGGTCAAAGCCGAAGCCGACGTCTGCTGCACCTCCTCCAACGCCGTCGACGTCGTCGCGTCGATCCCCGCCGACCAGCCCGTGCTCTTCCTTCCCGACCAGTTCCTCGGCGCGCACGTCCGGCGCGTCACCGGTCGCGAGAACCTGCACGTGTGGCTCGGCGAGTGCCATGTCCACGCCGGGATCTCCCCCACCGACGTCCGCGCGCAGGTTGCAGCGCACCCCGACGCCTCGTTGTTGATCCACCCCGAGTGCGGGTGCGCCACCTCCGCCCTCTATCTCGCCGACACCGGGGACCTGCCGGCCGATCGCACCCACGTCCTGTCGACGGGCGGCATGGCTGAGCTTGCGCCGCAGCTGTCCACCCCGACGGTGCTGGTCGCGACCGAGATCGGGATGCTCCACCAGCTGCGGCTCGCCAACGAACGAGTGACGTTCCTTCCGATGAACCCGAAGGCGTCCTGCCGCTACATGAAGATGACGACCCCGGAGCTGCTGCTGGCCAGCTTGCGCGAAGAGCGTGACGAGGTGGACGTCCCGCAGCCCATCGCGGCCCGCGCGCGCCGCGCCGTCGAACGGATGATCGCGATCGGCACCCCAGGCGGCGGGGAATGA